The Desulfohalovibrio reitneri genome contains a region encoding:
- a CDS encoding GGDEF domain-containing protein, with amino-acid sequence MDSDSWVRMQSAMREMADLYRQTLETFAKFSGCIEHVQTMTSLEQLPAYLEDIQARLAMDKACLVLEAERFEGFVPQGVRAAPAKEIAAAEGLPYIGPAAALPCPGLFSCGEPPPGSCYVRGLPDKYNPGRTVGAIGLFDPDPERFHPDKATDFLDHFCVLLGHAVVTVRDHDQLTRDAVIDQLTGLHNRHYLNRHAPRLIALAHRRGLPLCLLFLDLDRFKPVNDRFGHEAGDAALKEVAERLRREVRGYDILVRLGGDEFVAVLPDASGTEAGGLALRLAELVETIDLDGLLGRETGMRLTLSAGLAELEPDEDLEGLLHRADKDMYRRKRSNQGDG; translated from the coding sequence ATGGACAGTGACTCGTGGGTCAGAATGCAATCCGCCATGCGCGAGATGGCCGACCTCTACCGCCAGACCCTGGAAACCTTCGCCAAGTTCAGCGGATGCATCGAGCACGTCCAGACCATGACTTCCCTGGAGCAATTGCCCGCCTACCTGGAGGACATCCAGGCCAGGCTGGCCATGGACAAGGCCTGCTTGGTGCTGGAGGCCGAGCGTTTCGAGGGATTCGTACCCCAGGGGGTACGCGCGGCCCCGGCGAAGGAAATCGCGGCCGCCGAGGGGCTGCCCTACATCGGCCCCGCGGCCGCCCTGCCCTGTCCCGGCCTGTTCAGCTGCGGCGAGCCGCCGCCCGGCTCCTGCTACGTGCGCGGGCTGCCGGACAAATACAACCCCGGGCGCACCGTGGGGGCCATCGGCCTTTTCGATCCCGACCCCGAGCGCTTCCACCCGGACAAGGCCACCGACTTCCTGGACCACTTCTGCGTCCTGTTGGGCCACGCGGTAGTCACTGTGCGCGACCACGACCAGCTCACCCGCGACGCGGTCATCGACCAGCTCACCGGGCTGCACAACCGCCACTACCTGAACAGGCACGCCCCGCGTCTCATCGCCCTGGCCCACCGCAGGGGGTTGCCGCTTTGCCTGCTCTTTCTGGACCTGGACCGCTTCAAGCCGGTCAACGACCGCTTCGGCCACGAGGCGGGCGACGCCGCCCTCAAGGAGGTGGCCGAGCGGCTGCGGCGCGAGGTGCGCGGCTACGACATCCTGGTGCGGCTGGGCGGGGACGAGTTCGTGGCCGTGCTGCCGGACGCCTCAGGGACCGAGGCCGGGGGATTGGCCCTGCGGCTGGCAGAACTGGTGGAGACAATCGATCTCGATGGGCTGCTGGGCCGGGAGACGGGCATGCGCCTCACCCTGTCCGCCGGACTGGCCGAACTGGAGCCGGACGAGGACCTGGAGGGCTTGCTCCATCGGGCCGACAAGGATATGTACCGCCGGAAGCGATCGAACCAAGGGGACGGATGA
- a CDS encoding SH3 domain-containing C40 family peptidase has protein sequence MRACALLPVLLASLLLSGCAPASAPAPAAPDTPPVADLAAMPQTPFAYLGGADKARPLLAPKERDGRAEEFVNRLFSPWERGEPKYSRETVAWGFASFPRKSAFRQDLRPVSGAWYQAMRERAGLDSYPNLGRAAVAVANADLRVLPSSEPVFRDPALAGEGFPFDYNQNSSVWAGTPLYVSHLSRDGGWALVECGYTFGWMEVGDLAWAGESFRLRYRAAPLAAVVRDRQPVRADGEFRFRARVGMVLPAEFADGEWRPLVPLATAGRRAVAWPGSASAGTFEPFPLPATRLSLARLMDEMLGQAYGWGGLYGGRDCSQAVMDLLAPLGMAMPRNSSKQAEAGRVVDLTGLSMEEKERIIRRRAAPWATLLAMPGHVMLYLGQWRGKAAAFHATWGVKTRGEGSAGRRIIGRAVITSLRPGDELDALRRPEGLLIERLTGLAFPFQRPDSAASAN, from the coding sequence ATGCGAGCTTGCGCCCTGCTGCCGGTTTTGCTGGCGTCCCTGCTGCTGTCCGGTTGTGCCCCCGCCTCCGCCCCGGCTCCGGCTGCTCCGGATACCCCGCCGGTGGCCGACCTGGCCGCCATGCCCCAGACGCCTTTCGCCTACCTGGGCGGGGCGGACAAGGCGCGACCGCTGCTGGCGCCAAAGGAGCGGGATGGTCGCGCGGAGGAGTTCGTCAACCGTCTCTTCTCCCCCTGGGAACGGGGCGAGCCGAAGTACTCCCGCGAAACCGTGGCCTGGGGGTTCGCCTCCTTTCCGCGCAAGTCCGCCTTCCGCCAGGACCTGCGCCCCGTTTCCGGCGCATGGTACCAAGCCATGCGTGAGCGGGCCGGCCTGGATTCCTACCCCAACCTTGGCCGGGCGGCCGTGGCCGTGGCCAACGCCGACCTGCGGGTGCTGCCCAGCAGCGAGCCGGTCTTCCGCGACCCGGCCCTGGCGGGAGAGGGCTTTCCCTTTGACTACAACCAGAATTCCTCGGTGTGGGCGGGCACGCCGCTGTATGTCTCCCACCTTTCCCGCGACGGGGGCTGGGCGCTGGTGGAGTGCGGGTACACCTTCGGCTGGATGGAGGTGGGCGATCTGGCCTGGGCCGGGGAGTCCTTTCGGCTGCGGTACCGGGCCGCGCCCCTGGCGGCGGTGGTCCGCGACCGCCAGCCCGTGCGGGCGGACGGGGAATTTCGCTTCCGGGCGCGGGTGGGTATGGTCCTGCCCGCCGAGTTTGCCGACGGGGAGTGGCGGCCACTGGTTCCCCTGGCCACGGCCGGGCGGCGGGCGGTCGCCTGGCCCGGCTCCGCGTCCGCCGGAACCTTCGAGCCCTTTCCCCTGCCCGCCACCCGCCTGAGCCTGGCCCGTCTCATGGACGAGATGCTCGGCCAAGCCTACGGCTGGGGCGGGTTGTATGGCGGCCGCGACTGTTCCCAGGCGGTCATGGACCTCTTGGCCCCGCTGGGAATGGCCATGCCGCGCAATTCAAGCAAGCAGGCGGAAGCAGGGCGGGTGGTCGATCTGACCGGGCTGTCCATGGAGGAGAAGGAGCGGATCATCCGCCGCCGGGCCGCGCCCTGGGCCACCCTGCTGGCCATGCCCGGGCACGTCATGCTCTACCTTGGGCAGTGGCGCGGGAAGGCGGCCGCCTTCCACGCCACCTGGGGCGTCAAGACACGGGGCGAGGGAAGCGCGGGGCGACGGATCATCGGCCGGGCCGTCATCACCTCCCTGCGTCCCGGCGACGAACTGGACGCGTTGCGGCGGCCGGAGGGACTGCTCATCGAACGCCTCACCGGCCTGGCCTTTCCCTTTCAGCGGCCGGACTCCGCCGCTTCAGCCAACTGA
- a CDS encoding TrkA C-terminal domain-containing protein has product MIAVLTFLIVVSLSLIVTRIAAVALAHTGLSEAVASFQARSAFSGVGYTTIESESIVNHPVRRRIVLHLMLLGNAGLVTAISSLVITFMDVAGPRASLLHLIILLAGLMLLWRLAASNWVNYHLSNIITWALSRYTDVEVQDYVNLLHLGEYRVTEMRLEEDYFVVGHSLQDLHLKDLGIQVLGVTHPDGSFTGTPGGDLVLRADDHLLLYCRTGAIRSINWRRGTEYGQDESVG; this is encoded by the coding sequence ATGATCGCGGTCCTGACCTTCCTCATCGTCGTCTCGCTCTCGCTCATCGTGACCCGCATCGCGGCCGTGGCCCTGGCACACACCGGGCTCTCGGAGGCGGTGGCCAGCTTCCAGGCCCGCTCCGCCTTCTCCGGGGTGGGCTACACCACCATCGAGTCCGAATCCATCGTCAACCACCCCGTGCGCCGCCGCATCGTGCTGCACCTCATGCTGCTGGGCAACGCCGGGCTGGTCACGGCCATCTCCTCCCTGGTCATCACCTTCATGGACGTAGCCGGACCAAGGGCCTCCCTGCTCCACCTGATCATCCTCCTGGCGGGCCTTATGCTGCTGTGGCGGCTGGCCGCCTCCAACTGGGTCAACTACCACCTCTCCAACATCATCACCTGGGCGCTCTCCCGCTACACGGACGTGGAGGTGCAGGACTACGTCAACCTGCTCCACCTGGGGGAGTACCGGGTCACGGAGATGCGGCTGGAGGAGGACTACTTCGTGGTGGGGCACAGCTTGCAGGATCTGCACCTCAAGGACCTGGGCATCCAGGTGCTGGGCGTCACCCACCCTGACGGCAGCTTCACTGGCACACCGGGCGGCGACCTGGTGCTGCGGGCCGACGACCACCTGCTCCTCTACTGCCGCACCGGTGCCATCCGCTCCATCAACTGGCGGCGGGGCACGGAATACGGCCAGGACGAGTCAGTTGGCTGA
- a CDS encoding universal stress protein — protein sequence MFRTILTALTFSEAGLAAAGKAAGMARSCGARLIFFHALDYRLKAQGEDSPACKLSCEQAISCYRREVEPMLEGLDDVDFQCRPADPALEICRLAKTEHADLIILGCHQSRLSSGMALGRVDYTGMTILEKAPCPVMLVPAEPEKEAPAA from the coding sequence ATGTTCCGGACGATCCTCACCGCCCTGACCTTTTCCGAGGCCGGACTGGCCGCCGCGGGCAAGGCCGCTGGCATGGCCCGCTCCTGCGGCGCCCGCCTGATCTTCTTCCACGCCCTGGACTACCGCCTCAAGGCGCAGGGCGAGGACTCGCCGGCCTGCAAGCTTTCCTGTGAACAGGCCATCTCCTGCTACCGCCGCGAGGTGGAGCCCATGCTGGAAGGACTTGATGACGTCGACTTCCAGTGCCGCCCCGCCGATCCGGCCCTGGAGATATGCCGCCTGGCCAAGACCGAGCACGCCGACCTCATCATCCTGGGCTGCCACCAGAGCCGCCTTTCCTCGGGCATGGCCCTGGGCCGGGTGGACTACACGGGCATGACCATTCTGGAAAAGGCTCCCTGCCCGGTCATGCTCGTTCCCGCGGAGCCGGAAAAGGAGGCCCCCGCCGCATGA
- the rpe gene encoding ribulose-phosphate 3-epimerase produces the protein MSQGKEIILAPSILSADFCRLGEEMNALEEAGLKWIHIDVMDGAFVPNISIGPPVVECLRKNSNLFFDTHLMVDRPERYVDDFAKAGSDLICVHAEATVHLERTCARIDDLGAKPAVALNPHTPLEMIRYLLPQLHMVLIMSVNPGFGGQAFIPFSLQKIRELRAMIDEAGARTLIQVDGGVTPENVADLVDAGADVLVSGSSFFKFPPYDKRHEMFLFLAENRFAQDGM, from the coding sequence ATGAGCCAGGGCAAGGAAATCATCCTCGCGCCGTCCATCCTCTCGGCCGACTTCTGCCGCCTGGGCGAGGAAATGAACGCCCTGGAAGAGGCCGGGCTGAAATGGATCCACATCGACGTCATGGACGGGGCCTTCGTGCCCAACATCTCCATCGGCCCGCCGGTGGTGGAGTGCCTGCGCAAAAACTCCAACCTCTTCTTCGACACCCACCTCATGGTGGACCGCCCCGAACGGTACGTGGACGACTTCGCCAAGGCCGGGTCCGACCTCATCTGCGTGCACGCCGAGGCCACGGTCCACCTGGAGCGGACTTGCGCCCGCATCGACGACCTTGGCGCCAAGCCCGCTGTGGCGCTCAACCCGCACACGCCGCTGGAGATGATCCGCTACCTGCTGCCGCAGCTGCACATGGTGCTCATCATGAGCGTCAACCCCGGCTTCGGCGGGCAGGCCTTCATCCCCTTCTCCCTGCAAAAGATCCGCGAACTGCGGGCAATGATCGACGAGGCCGGGGCGCGGACGCTGATCCAGGTGGACGGCGGCGTCACCCCGGAGAACGTGGCCGACTTGGTGGACGCGGGCGCGGACGTGCTGGTCTCAGGCTCGTCCTTCTTCAAGTTCCCGCCCTACGACAAGCGGCACGAGATGTTCCTCTTCCTGGCGGAAAACCGCTTCGCCCAGGACGGCATGTAG
- a CDS encoding AsnC family transcriptional regulator produces MDDLDRAILDIIQSNFPLTPRPYKAIGDEVGLTEAEALARVRALKNSGVIRRMGANFNSRGLGWHSTLCAAEVPGDKLEEFTAEVNRHLGVTHNYLRRHRLNVWFTYIGPSPEFVADKLAAITESTGIPIRNLPATDMYKIKVDFKMQQGETA; encoded by the coding sequence ATGGACGACCTGGACCGGGCCATCCTGGACATCATCCAGTCCAACTTTCCCCTGACCCCCAGGCCGTACAAGGCCATTGGGGACGAGGTGGGGCTGACCGAGGCCGAGGCCCTGGCCCGCGTGCGGGCGCTGAAAAATAGTGGCGTCATCCGACGCATGGGTGCCAACTTCAACTCGCGAGGGCTGGGCTGGCACTCCACGCTGTGCGCGGCTGAGGTGCCCGGGGACAAGCTGGAGGAGTTCACGGCCGAGGTGAACCGCCACCTGGGCGTGACCCACAACTACCTGCGCCGCCACCGCCTCAACGTCTGGTTCACCTACATCGGCCCCAGCCCGGAGTTCGTGGCGGACAAGCTGGCGGCCATCACCGAGTCCACCGGAATCCCCATCCGCAACCTGCCGGCCACGGACATGTACAAGATCAAGGTCGACTTCAAGATGCAGCAGGGAGAGACAGCATGA
- the ahbD gene encoding heme b synthase produces the protein MSEHPHAKQGGHPHAGSGPPRKTLDDGTPACRLIAWEVTRACNLACKHCRAEACDMAYPGELSTEEAKALIDTFPEVGEPIIIFTGGEPLLRHDIFELVPYAKSKGLRCVMAPNGTLLTEENAARLKEAGIERCSISIDGPSGELHDAFRGVEGAFDGAMRGIEHLKKAGMEFQLNTTVTRGNLPYFKDIFRLARDLGAAAWHIFLLVPTGRAAQLGEEIITAEEYENVLNWFYDFRKTTDMQLKATCAPHYHRILRQRAKEEGIPVDFETFGLDAVSRGCLGGVGFCFISHSGQVQPCGYLDLDCGQVKETSFPQIWRESQQFNNLRNPATYTGKCGVCEFERVCGGCRARAQTMRSGYLDEEPLCSHTPRKLRQE, from the coding sequence ATGAGCGAGCATCCCCACGCCAAGCAGGGCGGGCATCCCCACGCCGGAAGCGGGCCGCCCCGGAAAACCCTGGACGACGGCACCCCGGCCTGCCGCCTCATCGCCTGGGAAGTGACCCGGGCCTGCAACCTGGCCTGCAAGCACTGCCGGGCCGAGGCGTGCGACATGGCCTACCCCGGCGAGCTGTCCACCGAAGAGGCCAAGGCCCTCATCGACACCTTCCCCGAGGTGGGCGAGCCAATCATCATCTTCACCGGCGGCGAGCCGCTCTTGCGCCATGACATCTTCGAGCTGGTGCCCTACGCCAAGTCCAAGGGGCTGCGCTGCGTCATGGCCCCCAACGGCACCCTGCTCACCGAGGAAAACGCCGCGCGGCTGAAGGAGGCGGGCATCGAGCGCTGCTCCATCTCCATCGACGGCCCCTCGGGCGAGCTGCACGACGCCTTCCGGGGCGTGGAGGGAGCCTTCGACGGGGCCATGCGCGGCATCGAGCACCTCAAGAAGGCCGGCATGGAGTTCCAGCTGAACACCACGGTCACGCGCGGCAACCTGCCCTACTTCAAAGACATCTTCCGTCTTGCCCGCGATCTGGGCGCGGCCGCCTGGCACATCTTCCTGCTGGTGCCCACGGGCCGGGCCGCCCAACTGGGCGAGGAGATCATCACCGCCGAGGAGTACGAGAACGTCCTCAACTGGTTCTACGACTTCCGCAAGACCACGGACATGCAGCTCAAGGCCACCTGCGCCCCCCACTACCACCGCATCCTGCGCCAGCGGGCCAAGGAGGAGGGCATTCCGGTGGACTTCGAGACCTTCGGCCTGGACGCGGTCTCGCGCGGCTGCCTGGGCGGGGTGGGCTTCTGCTTCATCTCCCACTCGGGCCAGGTGCAGCCCTGCGGCTACCTGGATCTGGACTGCGGGCAGGTGAAGGAAACGTCCTTCCCGCAAATCTGGCGCGAGTCCCAGCAGTTCAACAACCTGCGCAACCCGGCCACCTACACCGGCAAGTGCGGCGTCTGCGAGTTCGAACGGGTCTGCGGCGGCTGCCGCGCCCGCGCCCAGACCATGCGCTCCGGCTACCTGGACGAGGAGCCCCTGTGCTCCCACACCCCGCGCAAGCTGCGCCAGGAGTAA
- the hemB gene encoding porphobilinogen synthase: MDFFRGRRLRRSEPMRRMVRETELTKADLVQPYFVVQGKGGDFEKPIASMPGQSQLGLDALLKRVEGAHKRGLTSCILFGIPEEKDPEGSGAWKEDGVIQEAVRALKREFPELVVMTDVCLCEYTSHGHCGLVEGEAILNDPTVELLAKTALSHARAGADIVAPSDMMDGRVQAIRAALDGEGHADLPIVSYAVKYASSFYGPFREAAEGAPSFGDRRSHQMDPANRREALREAEADLLEGADAVMVKPAGAYLDVIRDLYENFAAPVAAYQVSGEYALIKAAAERGWLDERAVAHESLLAIRRAGAKMILSYFTEAMLDEI, encoded by the coding sequence ATGGATTTCTTCCGAGGACGCCGCCTGCGCCGCAGCGAGCCCATGCGGCGCATGGTGCGCGAAACCGAACTCACCAAGGCCGACCTGGTGCAGCCCTACTTCGTGGTGCAGGGCAAGGGCGGGGACTTCGAAAAGCCCATCGCCTCCATGCCCGGCCAGTCCCAACTGGGCCTGGACGCCCTTCTCAAGCGGGTCGAGGGGGCGCACAAACGCGGCCTGACCTCCTGCATCCTCTTCGGCATCCCCGAGGAGAAGGACCCGGAGGGCTCCGGGGCCTGGAAGGAGGACGGGGTCATCCAGGAGGCGGTGCGGGCGCTCAAGCGCGAGTTCCCCGAACTGGTGGTCATGACCGATGTCTGCCTGTGCGAGTACACCTCCCACGGCCACTGCGGGCTGGTGGAGGGCGAGGCCATCCTCAACGACCCCACGGTGGAGCTTCTGGCCAAGACCGCCCTGTCCCACGCCCGGGCCGGGGCGGACATCGTGGCCCCCTCGGACATGATGGACGGGCGGGTGCAGGCCATCCGCGCCGCCCTGGACGGCGAGGGCCACGCCGACCTGCCCATCGTCTCCTACGCGGTCAAGTACGCCTCATCCTTCTACGGTCCCTTCCGCGAGGCGGCCGAGGGCGCGCCCTCCTTCGGCGACCGCCGCTCCCACCAGATGGACCCGGCCAACCGCCGCGAGGCCCTGCGCGAGGCCGAGGCCGACCTGCTGGAAGGGGCGGACGCCGTCATGGTCAAGCCCGCCGGGGCTTACCTGGACGTCATCCGCGACCTGTACGAGAACTTCGCCGCGCCCGTGGCCGCCTACCAGGTCTCGGGCGAGTACGCCCTGATCAAGGCCGCCGCCGAGCGCGGCTGGCTGGACGAACGGGCCGTGGCCCACGAGTCCCTGCTGGCCATCCGCCGCGCCGGGGCCAAGATGATCCTCTCCTACTTCACCGAAGCCATGCTGGACGAAATATGA
- the ahbC gene encoding 12,18-didecarboxysiroheme deacetylase: protein MIGISKLYCGSVEASDALRYGRHSGKLPSHLLQFSKDKKPVVVWNMTRRCNLRCIHCYAQAVDEEGRDEISTPQAKEIIDDLADYGAPVMLFSGGEPLVRRDLTELASYATSKGMRAVISTNGTLITKEKARELKEVGLSYVGISMDGGREVHDKFRAVPGAFDKAVRGIENCQAEGLKVGLRFTINRHNYVEVPKLFDLLEELEVPRICFYHLVYAGRGSEMVKEDLDHSQTREVVHQIMDRTRDLFDRGLEKEVLTVDNHADGPLVWLRLLKEDPARAEEVLKLLSWNEGNSTGRGIGCISWDGSVHPDQFWRNHTLGNVLERPFSEIWTDESNEFLMRLKDKRPHVGGRCARCRFLNICGGNFRARAEAVHGDVWAEDPACYLTEDEIAGEPVKPIEVNDEPAETEGCPCSR, encoded by the coding sequence GTGATAGGCATTTCCAAACTGTACTGCGGCTCGGTGGAGGCCTCCGACGCCCTGCGCTACGGCCGCCACTCGGGCAAGCTGCCCTCGCACCTGCTGCAGTTCTCCAAGGACAAGAAGCCGGTGGTGGTCTGGAACATGACCCGCCGCTGCAACCTGCGCTGCATCCACTGCTACGCCCAGGCCGTGGACGAGGAAGGTCGCGACGAAATCTCCACGCCCCAGGCCAAGGAGATCATCGACGACCTGGCCGACTACGGTGCGCCGGTGATGCTCTTTTCCGGCGGCGAGCCCCTGGTCCGCCGCGACCTCACCGAGCTGGCCTCCTACGCCACCTCCAAGGGCATGCGGGCGGTCATCTCCACCAACGGCACCCTCATCACCAAGGAGAAGGCGCGCGAGCTGAAGGAAGTGGGGCTGTCCTACGTGGGCATCTCCATGGACGGCGGCCGCGAGGTGCACGACAAGTTCCGCGCCGTGCCCGGCGCCTTCGATAAGGCCGTGCGGGGCATCGAAAACTGCCAGGCCGAGGGGCTGAAGGTGGGGCTGCGCTTCACCATCAACCGCCACAACTACGTGGAGGTGCCCAAGCTCTTCGATCTGCTGGAAGAGCTGGAAGTCCCCCGCATCTGCTTCTACCACCTGGTCTACGCCGGTCGCGGCTCGGAGATGGTCAAGGAAGACCTGGACCACAGCCAGACCCGCGAGGTGGTGCACCAGATCATGGACCGCACCCGCGACCTGTTCGACCGCGGCCTGGAGAAGGAAGTCCTGACCGTGGACAACCACGCCGACGGGCCGCTGGTCTGGCTGCGGCTGCTCAAGGAAGATCCCGCCCGCGCCGAGGAGGTGCTGAAGCTCCTCTCCTGGAACGAGGGCAACTCCACCGGCCGGGGCATCGGCTGCATTTCCTGGGACGGCTCGGTGCACCCGGACCAATTCTGGCGCAACCACACCCTGGGCAACGTCCTGGAGCGCCCCTTCTCCGAGATCTGGACCGACGAGTCCAACGAGTTCCTCATGCGGCTCAAGGACAAGCGCCCCCACGTGGGCGGCCGCTGCGCCCGCTGCCGCTTCCTCAACATCTGCGGCGGCAACTTCCGCGCCCGGGCCGAGGCCGTGCACGGCGACGTCTGGGCCGAGGACCCGGCATGCTACCTCACCGAGGACGAAATCGCGGGCGAGCCGGTGAAGCCCATCGAGGTCAACGACGAACCGGCGGAAACCGAGGGCTGCCCCTGCTCCCGCTAG
- a CDS encoding radical SAM protein — MARQTIPSGNPFVRLDTLRRLATGRLPGQVVIQYTERCNADCAQCGMRRSNAFKRSTLDQDRVRRLIDSMAAKGVRSISFTGGEPLLCLERIAPLIRHARRAGIPYTRTGTNGYVFAGADKPGRADRIARVADALAEAGVYTFWISLDSADPSTHERNRGLPGVAEGLARGLEIFHRRGLYPAVNLGINRCTGGPEPLPRPVPGEPFDEAAFRQRALLAFNRFYLRAAELGFTMANACYPMRGGDDADTVYRAASLDDRVNFTPREKKPLFEALTEAIHAHRSRLRIFSPLSALLALRRQYGGDAAEKPAPCRGGVDFFFIGAANMDTFPCGYRGGENLGKFWDMDLNALGPDPDCLLCDWECFRDPSEMAWPLTGLFRSPVATVSRLARDREWRRTWLEDLRYYRACGFFDGREPPDRHALARFART, encoded by the coding sequence ATGGCACGCCAAACGATCCCGTCCGGCAATCCTTTCGTCCGGCTCGACACGCTGCGCCGTCTGGCCACCGGCCGACTGCCCGGCCAGGTGGTTATCCAGTACACCGAGCGTTGCAACGCGGACTGCGCGCAGTGCGGCATGCGGCGCTCCAACGCCTTCAAGCGGTCCACCCTGGACCAGGACCGCGTCAGGCGGCTCATCGACTCCATGGCCGCCAAGGGAGTGCGCTCCATTTCCTTCACCGGCGGGGAGCCCCTGCTCTGCCTGGAGCGGATAGCCCCCCTCATCCGCCACGCCCGGCGGGCAGGCATCCCCTACACCCGCACCGGCACCAACGGCTACGTTTTCGCCGGAGCGGACAAGCCGGGGCGCGCCGACCGAATCGCCCGGGTGGCCGATGCCCTGGCCGAGGCAGGAGTGTACACATTCTGGATAAGCCTGGACTCGGCCGACCCGTCCACCCACGAGCGCAATCGGGGGCTGCCGGGCGTAGCCGAGGGGCTGGCCAGGGGGCTGGAGATTTTCCATCGGCGCGGCCTGTACCCCGCGGTGAACCTGGGCATCAACCGGTGCACCGGCGGGCCCGAGCCCCTGCCGCGCCCCGTGCCCGGCGAACCATTCGACGAGGCGGCCTTCCGCCAGCGCGCGTTGCTGGCCTTCAACCGCTTCTACCTGCGGGCGGCCGAGCTTGGCTTCACCATGGCCAATGCCTGCTATCCCATGAGAGGCGGGGACGATGCCGATACCGTCTACCGGGCGGCAAGCCTGGACGACCGCGTCAACTTCACCCCGCGCGAGAAGAAGCCGCTTTTCGAAGCCCTGACCGAGGCCATCCACGCGCACCGCTCTCGGCTGCGTATTTTCTCGCCCCTGTCCGCCCTGCTGGCCTTGCGGCGGCAGTACGGTGGCGACGCGGCCGAGAAGCCCGCGCCGTGCCGGGGCGGGGTGGATTTCTTCTTCATCGGCGCCGCCAACATGGACACATTTCCCTGCGGCTACCGGGGCGGCGAGAACCTGGGCAAATTCTGGGACATGGATCTTAACGCCCTGGGGCCGGACCCGGACTGCCTGCTGTGCGACTGGGAGTGCTTCCGCGACCCCTCGGAAATGGCCTGGCCCCTGACGGGGCTGTTCCGCAGCCCGGTGGCCACCGTCTCGCGCCTGGCGCGCGACAGGGAGTGGCGGCGGACCTGGCTGGAGGATTTGCGCTACTACCGCGCCTGCGGCTTCTTCGACGGCCGCGAGCCGCCGGACCGCCACGCCTTGGCCCGGTTCGCCCGCACCTGA
- a CDS encoding YIP1 family protein: protein MQIVCPNCGFSRDVPREKIPATATKATCPKCKTKFTFDGEIVELGQPAPQPPREEAEHPEPPREEPKPPRVEPEASEPEPGEPVSAEPAEPEEPAPTEDTPPSPSGNEAPAPWQPVSMEQEEPAEEARPGPHAPEADEVPSHPVSTEPKEEDEDRAPPRRPDSEGEQRGDIWHRLESMDLPEDEPPLRGSGGQSGSGRERERERTHWEPVSEAPPSVAPPWEQLNEFGFFKGLWETITRVMFHPTLFFEAMPLGKGVLRPLAFYVLVSLLSYLLSLPWVGPAWEHLSQGVNSPAMQDMASGLNSSLSAPILSVLVRPFMDVIQIFFLTSVIHVSLVILQAAKGGFEGTFRVMAYSVAPTVLFVVPFLGVVAAVPWSFFILIRGLRAVHQTGFGQVILGLLLPLLALVAIATTAFSLAPGAA, encoded by the coding sequence ATGCAGATAGTTTGTCCCAACTGCGGTTTCAGCCGCGACGTGCCCCGGGAGAAGATCCCGGCCACGGCCACCAAGGCCACCTGCCCCAAGTGCAAGACCAAGTTCACCTTCGACGGCGAGATCGTGGAGCTGGGCCAGCCGGCGCCGCAGCCCCCCCGCGAGGAAGCCGAGCACCCCGAGCCGCCACGGGAGGAACCCAAACCGCCGCGCGTCGAGCCCGAGGCTTCCGAGCCTGAGCCCGGGGAGCCCGTTTCCGCCGAGCCGGCGGAGCCGGAAGAGCCCGCCCCCACCGAAGATACGCCACCGTCCCCATCCGGCAACGAGGCACCCGCTCCCTGGCAGCCCGTGTCCATGGAGCAAGAGGAACCCGCTGAGGAGGCCCGGCCCGGACCCCACGCGCCAGAAGCGGACGAGGTGCCCAGCCACCCCGTGTCCACGGAGCCGAAGGAGGAGGACGAGGACCGCGCCCCGCCGCGCCGCCCGGATTCCGAAGGGGAGCAGCGGGGCGACATCTGGCACCGGCTGGAGTCCATGGACCTGCCCGAGGACGAGCCGCCCCTGCGCGGCTCCGGAGGTCAGTCCGGCTCCGGCCGCGAGCGGGAGCGCGAGCGCACCCACTGGGAGCCGGTCTCCGAGGCTCCGCCCAGTGTGGCCCCGCCCTGGGAACAACTCAACGAATTCGGTTTCTTCAAGGGGCTGTGGGAGACCATCACCCGGGTCATGTTCCACCCCACCCTCTTCTTCGAGGCCATGCCCCTGGGCAAGGGCGTGCTGCGCCCCCTGGCCTTCTACGTGCTGGTCTCCCTGCTCTCCTACCTGCTCTCCCTGCCCTGGGTTGGCCCGGCCTGGGAACACCTCTCCCAGGGCGTGAACAGCCCGGCCATGCAGGACATGGCCAGCGGCCTGAACTCCAGCCTGTCCGCGCCCATCCTCAGCGTGCTGGTGCGGCCGTTCATGGATGTCATCCAGATATTCTTCCTGACGTCCGTCATCCACGTCAGCCTGGTCATCCTCCAGGCCGCCAAAGGAGGCTTCGAGGGCACCTTCCGGGTCATGGCCTACAGCGTGGCCCCCACGGTCCTTTTCGTGGTGCCCTTCCTGGGTGTTGTGGCGGCCGTGCCCTGGTCCTTCTTCATCCTCATTCGGGGCTTGCGGGCCGTGCACCAGACAGGGTTTGGGCAGGTCATCCTGGGGCTTTTGCTGCCTTTGCTGGCCCTGGTGGCCATCGCCACCACGGCCTTCTCCCTGGCGCCGGGGGCGGCGTAG